A window of Juglans regia cultivar Chandler chromosome 7, Walnut 2.0, whole genome shotgun sequence contains these coding sequences:
- the LOC108991111 gene encoding uncharacterized protein LOC108991111, which yields MIKLSVLDMELDRAIERQEVGIKFKKGVIFKHLFGLISRVVSQLPTKMDDMKKGICYAIELQKSRLKFNMTEIFKFPYRPKKIEDWNSIPYGTELRAAGVEFKMAKKFRDKLYENEEWKLIPDAIAFQEAGVEFKKALKFSLLQLQNRKEDGKKKLCGTIFKMVEKFMHLPFLNKIEYWNSIPEGRELKVAGVKFKKAKKFRDTKDVIKSIPNATELKESGIKFKKAKQRTTFAIQFGNGVLEISPLRIEDETETFLRNLIAFEQYSLDNDSSYVTNYMCFMDDLIDSPKDVELLRRKGIIENWLGDDKVASTMVNKLGHHVTISTRNSIYAKISIDMNKHCAKRWNERMAKLRHNYFHSPWALLSVLAAILLLGLAITQTVFSIIH from the coding sequence ATGATCAAGCTTTCAGTACTTGATATGGAACTAGATCGTGCCATAGAACGTCAAGAGGTTGGAATCAAATTCAAGAAGGGAGTGATATTTAAGCATTTATTTGGCTTGATAAGTAGAGTAGTAAGTCAATTACCTACAAAAATGGATGACATGAAGAAGGGCATATGTTATGCCATAGAGCTACAAAAATCTAGACTCAAATTCAATATGACAGAGATATTTAAGTTTCCATATCGTCCGAAGAAGATTGAAGACTGGAACTCAATACCATATGGAACAGAGCTTCGTGCGGCTGGAGTTGAATTCAAGATGGCAAAGAAATTTAGGGATAAACTTTACGAGAATGAGGAATGGAAGTTAATACCTGATGCCATTGCATTTCAAGAGGCTGGAGTTGAATTCAAGAAAGCATTGAAATTTTCTCTTCTACAACTTCAAAATAGGAAGGAGGACGGTAAGAAAAAACTTTGTGGAACCATATTCAAGATGGTAGAGAAATTTATGCACCTACCGTTTCTGAACAAGATTGAATACTGGAACTCAATTCCTGAAGGTAGAGAGCTTAAAGTGGCTGGAGTCAAATTCAAGAAGGCAAAAAAATTTAGGGATACAAAAGATGTGATAAAGTCAATACCTAATGCAACAGAGCTTAAAGAGAGTGGAATCAAATTCAAGAAGGCAAAGCAACGTACCACGTTTGCCATTCAGTTTGGCAATGGGGTATTGGAAATTTCACCTTTGAGAATAGAAGATGAAACTGAAACTTTTTTGCGAAATCTAATTGCATTTGAGCAATATAGTCTAGACAATGATTCTAGTTACGTCACCAACTATATGTGCTTCATGGATGATCTCATTGACTCTCCAAAGGATGTTGAATTACTCCGTCGGAAAGGAATCATTGAAAATTGGTTGGGTGATGATAAAGTTGCTTCCACCATGGTTAACAAGCTTGGCCACCATGTCACCATTTCAACCAGGAACTCCATTTATGCTAAAATTTCCATTGATATGAACAAGCATTGTGCCAAACGCTGGAATGAAAGGATGGCAAAATTGAGGCACAATTATTTCCATAGTCCTTGGGCTTTGCTTTCAGTTTTGGCGGCTATCTTATTGCTCGGACTTGCAATTACACAAACCGTGTTTTCTATTATTCATTAG